The DNA segment CTCCAACTCCCAGACCGAGGCCAACGAGGTCAACTTCACCCTGAACAAGAAGGGCGGCGACGACTTCGCGCGCCTCACCGGCACCGCCGCGGACGAGAACCGGCTGATCGCCATCGTCCTCGACCACAAGATCGTCACCACCCTCAGCGCCAAAGAGAAGATCATCGGCGGCGCGGTCCGCATCAGCGGCAGCTTCACCGCCCAGGAAGCCGACGACCTCGCCAGCCAGCTCCGCAGCGGCGCCCTGCGCGCCCCCATGAAGTTCCTCGAAGAGCGCGTCGTGGGTCCCGGCCTCGGCCGCGACTCCATCCACTCGGGCGTCATGGCGGCCGCCATCGGCTTCGCCGCCATCATCGCGTTCATGGTGTACTTCTACCACTGGTCCGGGGCGAACGCGATCGTGGCCCTGACGGTCAACGTGATCGTGATGATGGGACTCCTGGGCTCCTTCCGCGCCACCCTGACCCTCCCAGGCATCGCGGGCTTCGTGCTCACCCTCGGCATGGCGGTGGACGCGAACATCCTCATCTTCGAGCGCATCAAGGAGGAACTGGGCCTCGGCAAGAGCGTTCCGGGCGCCATCGACGCGGGCTTCAACCGGGTGTTCTGGACCATCGTGGACAGCCACGTGACCCAGCTCTTCGCAGCCCTCCTCCTGTTCATCTTCGGAACGGGGCCGGTCAAGGGCTTCGCCGTCACCCTCACCGTGGGCGTGGTGGCCTCGCTGTTCACCAGCATCTACATCAGCCGCTACATCTACGATTGGATCCTGGAGCGGCATCCCGGCACCAAGACCCTCTCCGTGGGCACCCACACCTTCTTCAAGGGGTCGAGCTACGACTTCATGAAGTACAAGGCCCAGGCTCTGGCCATCTCCTGGGGCATCATCCTCCTGTGCGTCCTGTGGGTGCGCCCCTGGAACCTGACCCACAACAACCGGATCCAGCTCGGAATGCAGTTCGTGGGCGGCAACGACATGACCGTCCGGTTCCGCGGCGCCATGGAGCCCGAGACCATCCGCGAAGCGCTGGCGAAGAACGGCTACGTCGACGCCACCGTCGTGGCCTACGAGAACAAGGACAAGTCCGTCCGCGACTTCGCCGTCAAGGTGAAGGCCAAGAAGGACGGCGACCAGAAGGACAGCACCAAGCAGGCGAACGCCCTGCGGGCCATCTTCAAGCAGATGGATCCCGAGGGGACCAGCAATCCGCTGCCCGCCCTGAACCTGGAAGGCTCGAAGACCCTCACCGACACGCTGGCGAGGGTCAATCCGGCGGGCATCGGCGGTGACGACGCGGCGCTCCAGGCGGCCTACACGCCCTTCGCCGAGAAGGTCATCGCGGGCCGGGACCGGCTGCCTTCGGGGCTCTACCAGAGCTTCAGCGAACTGCCGCAGGATCTGCCCCAGGTGGTGAAGGACAGCATCCAGAAGAGCTACCGCCTGGGCGCGGTGGGCCTCCTCAAGGATGAGAGCTTCTCGCCCAGCATCTCCGGCGAGTGGACCCGCAAGACGCTCACCGCGGTGGCGTGGGCCCTCGGCGCCATCCTGGTCTACGTGATGTTCCGGTTCACCG comes from the Geothrix sp. 21YS21S-4 genome and includes:
- the secD gene encoding protein translocase subunit SecD; this encodes MTKRSLWRLAIVLAVVFGCGYFFTPLSKVKLGLDLRGGVHFELEVQGQEALAADLRDSKDRLVARLKEKGLPDASAIVDGTALRIEGVNPDQRATVEKVTKDFFSGYALVVDGSSFRLSQKADYQKQLKDDANKRALEVIEKRIRDIDPANVLEPEITASGAEGNRIVVEIPGIEEGDRERIKKLLATPGHLEQRLLAKAPQLYFATKEDALAAYKGQIPPEFELLPEIESDRQARRGGQSVVKAKPGEEKISRWILLESRIAVDGADIIDAHRASNSQTEANEVNFTLNKKGGDDFARLTGTAADENRLIAIVLDHKIVTTLSAKEKIIGGAVRISGSFTAQEADDLASQLRSGALRAPMKFLEERVVGPGLGRDSIHSGVMAAAIGFAAIIAFMVYFYHWSGANAIVALTVNVIVMMGLLGSFRATLTLPGIAGFVLTLGMAVDANILIFERIKEELGLGKSVPGAIDAGFNRVFWTIVDSHVTQLFAALLLFIFGTGPVKGFAVTLTVGVVASLFTSIYISRYIYDWILERHPGTKTLSVGTHTFFKGSSYDFMKYKAQALAISWGIILLCVLWVRPWNLTHNNRIQLGMQFVGGNDMTVRFRGAMEPETIREALAKNGYVDATVVAYENKDKSVRDFAVKVKAKKDGDQKDSTKQANALRAIFKQMDPEGTSNPLPALNLEGSKTLTDTLARVNPAGIGGDDAALQAAYTPFAEKVIAGRDRLPSGLYQSFSELPQDLPQVVKDSIQKSYRLGAVGLLKDESFSPSISGEWTRKTLTAVAWALGAILVYVMFRFTASYAVGGIVSLLHDMLMALALFAAFGYEFNVPVVASFLTLMGYSMADTIVVFDRIRENGHRPEYRRATVTKLVNDSINQTLGRTILTSASVLFVSVCLWLFGGPALKDLAFPLVIGVITGTYSSIYIASPVVVYWDKWFGGKDKLKQHA